The region ctatttatattgAAAGCAATGTTTGTTGTTTACATAGAGAGAGCATCGGGCGGCATGCAGTGGATTTGGCTGGTGGAGGAAGGTGATCGTGACCAGTATGGATCAGCCTGTATCTGCTGCAGGTCCCTGGATGACGCTGAGGTGGTGACCTGTGATGCAGGTAGTTGGCTTTTCTGCCTTGTGAGTCACTGTTACAGCGCAGAAGTTCCTCTGAAGATTTTGAGTCCTTTTTGAAAAAGGACATGCAGGCGAGTCTGTTGAACACCAGGCTGAAGCACGATCATGTGCAGAAGTCCTAGCTATACAAGAACTCAGTAACGGTTCAAACATTATACTGCCACACAAATGACTGTATATTTTCCAATGGCACTGTTACAAAGACATGAAAGACAACCAGTGGCATAAATCTACATCATAACAAATCTCTTAAGCATTTTCTAAGTAAAAAGACAAGTGCTTCTTAACTGACAAGTGCTAACACCATCTTCAGACTCTAGATCTGAAACGTTAATTGTGTTTTACAGAGACATTTGTCTTCTTTTCAAGGCTTAACTCAGTTCGTTGCCCCTCCAGTGGCAGATTTGTCTCCTCAGCACATTGTGTCACAGATTGCTTTTATCACACCCGTGAGATCGAGTGAAAGTTCAGTCTGAAAGTTGACGGAACATTCTAGACAGTGAGACAAATGGGCTGCAATGACACACTGGTGAAGTGGAGGACGGGTGGCTGCCAGTGCCTCTCACACAAAATGTGGATGAATGCATAAGATACATTGGTGTTGCACGCACTGCAGTCACATCCCATCCAGCAGGATTGTGGCTGGGGAGGGGTGCTGAGCCAGACCCCGGGGGTCTCGGCCAATGGTTTTTCTGCTTTCGTTTCGGCTAAGTTTTAGAGAAAGCAGACGGAAACGGCTATCGAGGCCAAAGGTTGTTTTGGTGTTGCtgatactgttgttgttcttgaGAACGTTGTCCAGTAAGGCCTCGGCACCTTCTGCTCGGTCACCTTTACGCAAAGATTAAGCCAGTTAACCACATCAATTATGgagcaaaaattaaaaaatacaaaaataagaataacaatagtaaagataataattataataataattaaattgtatattttgtcatacacatacatatacatatatgtgtttgtgtgtatgtgtgtgtgtgtgtgtgtgtgtgtgtgtgtaaataaatattgtaatatacattttaattctatACACTATTGTATAATctcatgatattaataaaaacattatggaaatgttttattatattatagaattttataatattattactgtattatagactgttataataaaatgtttcaataaatttttgtattataatattttacaatgcaatatttttgtattgcatttttgtatgtatattatacattaaaaaaaatgtaatttaattttgactgtaataatattaatgtaatatttttcataattgcaTGAAATGAATTCTTTgtgttatataaatgtaaaaatacgtATTATAACGTAATATCATAAATATTCTAGGTATTTATATAAATTTCTGTGTTAAATGAACAGTCATCCTTaaaaaaagtgttaccaaaaaaatttatttgttgAGCTTTTCAGACTAACAAACCACCCAGCTGTCCATCAGTGAGATTAATGAACTCCTCTAGAGGGCACAGGTGCAAGCAAGCAGGAAACCGAGAAAAATGACATTGTCTCACAGGAGAAACAAGAGCAAGCCTTAATGCAATCCCTCACGTGCAAGTGCAGCGGTATTTGGGTCCAATCCGTCAACACAAACATATCTAAGAATATCTCACCTCTCTCTAGGTCACACTCGGGGGAGGAGGCGCCGCTACATTCGCTGCGTGGCCCAAGGATGGGAGACATCAGGCTAAAATCAGACAAAGAGACAGTGCTGGGCAGGTCCAGACTGCAGGGGCGAGAGGAAGGGGTGGGGGAAGTGGAGCTCGGAGAgccagaggaagaggaggatgaggaggagaaagGACAGGGCAAGTCCAGAGGGCTGTTCGGCCCAGAACTGAAGCTACTGTTGGACTGAGTCTCCGGGTCTTCCTCGGACATGGCACTGGTGCTGCAGTTTTCATCCTCGTAGGACCCAGATGCCACtgcaggaagacagagaggaaaaATCAGACAAGGTGACACAGGCTCTGAAACATTCTTAAGCGTGTTAAaggacaatatttgtttttttgtttgaacTGAATGAGGATCTATATCAgtgtaatattatattgtataatagACAGATTCTATGTCTTATCTACAGAGTTACTAAGTAAGTAGTTCtacttgaaaaaatatttaagcaCAAGATAATTGGTACTCACTAGAAATTCCAtcagactccaatttgaagccaGACAGGTCTTCACCAATGACACCATCACCCTCTGCCCCTACGCCTCTCTCTCGTGAGCCTATGCCTGAGGAGCGTCTGCGCTCATGGATCTCATCAGAGATCATCTCCAGGTTTCTCAGGGCTGACTTATATTCCCCTTTAGCATTTGTCAGCTTGGCCTGGAGGTCATCCACATTCTTTTTCAGTTGCTTAAGAGgtaaggacagaaaaaaaataacctGACATTGAAAACATTATATGTAAACATGgtctaaaaaaatgaaataaaaataactgacaaatacaatgaacaaaattattttggCCAGCCtaaaggcacacctgtgcaataatcatgctgtctaatcagcatctggATATGcaacacctgtgaggtggatggattaccTCGGCAAAGTGCTCACTAACACTGATTTAGACagattattgtataatatttgagaggccttttgtgtacatagaaagaGTCTTAGATCTTCtcgagttcagctcatgaaaaatattttcttaatatatatttgaGAAGATTTGCTAAGATCTGTTCTTAATCCAGttgcaatacatttttaagcataaacctactgaaatttgattaaatatatacttaaaataagataaaagcTATATGCAAAAAGGGTAAGAAAATAAACTTAGAGATGAAGTTtacccaaaaacaaacaaaaaaaagttggaaAAAAATGCTGTGCAAGTCAATAGCTACCAGCATTCtgcaaaaataccttttttatgttcagcagaagtAAAAGTTTTATCTTGTgaaattttgtaaatgttttaagaaTCAAGTGATTGataaacttttttaaataggATAAGATATTTAGACAggggaaaacaagacaaaattctCATACTCCTGTATTTATCATGTATTAACATTTCCATGAGTCACATTTAAGTACCTCAAGCTGCAAATAATATTTTGCCTTCATTTCAAAGTAGGGCCTGAAAAGGATAGAAGGAGAAAGTGATTAGTGCTACTGTAAAGACCTATAAATAACATCATACATATCACCATGGCAACTGTCCATGTATGCTGACACATTAGGCAAATACTGAGTGAGACAATAAGAAGGGATCAGCTTCCCTATGATCCTGCTGAGTCACGATCACTGGTGAGAAACCCACCCTAGACTAGATATTATTTGGTTTACCATGAGTCTAGTCTCACAGACGCTTGACTCTCTGCATAAAATATGGACAAAAACTACCAACTTGGACTGGAAGATGCTATCTgctgaaattgctagtaaatccACTATAACAACAAAGAAAACCTACAGTTCCCATAAACGCATAACCCAGCAATTTTGAGtgcaatatgcatcagacatGTTACACAAAGACTATTACAAGCTTCCATGGTTTCACTGAATGCTTGTGTGTTAACAGAATAATCGGTGCATACTTAGACTTGTTGATGGTGCGTTTGAGCTTCTTCTCCAGCTGTTTCATATGGCTCATGGCAGCGGTGTATTTAGCAGCGGTCTCCTTGTGCAGAAGCTCACTGCGTGTTTTTATCTGCTCGGCCTCCATCACCTACtcaccaaaagttttttttagtgTTTTCTGGTACACTTCAATCTATCATCCCACACTTTTGCATCACTCACTCGCTGTGTTGCGTGGTTGAGCATCTCCTGCCATGCAGAGTCAAATTGCCGCTTATCATCCTCCAACAGCTTCTGTTCAGCCAGAGCGATGGTCTCTTTGGCCGCCTGCAGTACCTCCGTTGCCCTCTGGAAGTCTTGTGTGGATCTCTGTGCTTCCAGCTGAGTCTGTGGAACAGGTAGAGGGCAGGAGCATCAACCATGCGTGTCTGATGACAAAGACAGCAGCCAGGGCTCCGTCATGATTAAACTTTGAGCAGGAGAGTGCTGGCAGATGTAAACCCCCTGCTCAGAGTACCAGCTGGCTAGAGACCTTGAGGCTCAATGCCTAACCACTTCCATTAAAAACACTGCCTggataataagaaaataatttgatACTGATGAATGCAAACAGTAGTAACCAGCAATATTAACTAGCTAATTATTGATAGAATATAAACATAATCGGGcagtaagtaaataaacaaacacacacttgttaTTAGCTTTAActcttaatttattcaaattaatttaatttatgctacAATTATCTGCACACTTTTATGTATTGttcttctaaataaaataaatcaaattattacatattaaaataaacacacacgtgtgtgtgtgtgtgtgtgtgtgtgtgtgtgtgtgtgtgtgtgtgtgtgtgtatataatttttttttttttttacacacacacacacacacacacacacacacacactataatgaaccataagtaaaaaaaaaaaacaaaaaaaaaaaactgtattatgaCCGAACATACAATTTTACACAATAGTAATCAACAATGTAGATAATTTATGAGGCAATGAGAGTGAGAAACTTTACTCCCGCACAGAACATCCTGTATCTTGACATAGTGACATATTAAAGTCGCACTTGAACTTCCTTCATGGGGAATTAAAGCCAGCCATGCTAAAGCCGTGCAAACATAATTCTTTTTTATTCCTTCACTTTTAAACTTTAATCTCCAAGTTACTCCCACTGACAGAAAAGCCTGCGGAAATCTCTTACTGATTCAGCCTACTTAGCCAAACAAAGCTAGTTGGAAATAAGTTTTCCAGCCAACCAATGGCAAGGAGGCAGTTTTACACTTTGAAGTGATTTACAGTGTAgaacagggatcctcaaatctggacctggagatccactttcctgccgaGTTTGGCTCTAACcttaaatcaaacacacctgagaattctaatcaatgtctttgggatcattagaaaatcacaggcaggtggcTTTGATCAGGGTTTgagccaaactctgcagtgcattggacctacAGGGCAAAATTTGAGGAAGGGGGGTGTAGAGAGATCATGTAATTAAACTCAATTTAGAGAAAAATACAAGGTTGATGTAAATGGAATATTACTAATGACATCAATCTATCGATCTATCCATCTAACCATGCATATTTAGGCGTATAAAACATCATGGTGCCATTTTAAGCTAAAACTAAACTGATTCTATTGGAAGAGAGCAGCAAGAATATTCTAcctaacattttgttttattgttttaagatgAAAAAATACAGGCTAGTCATTGCAAACAGTGATTTTCATGATAAAACTGAAGAGTTTGAATATGTCTGTGATTCACTTCTGTACTATAAGACCTTAAATGCCATGAGACAGAACACTGAATATGTACAGTATCAAACCCTGGAAATGGCCGTCCCACAGATATGCAGTAATCCCAGGGATAATCCTCTACCTTTCCTCCAATCTGACCTATCATTGGCTTTCATTCATTTGAGACCGCTAAATCCATTTACCTTTTATTCCCTCTTCACTCCATCCCTTCTTCACTCATGCACAGGCTATTTTTAGCTCAGACTTCAAAGTTGATGTGATGCTGCCGCATTGCCACACTGACAGCAGGAGATCGCTGCAGACGGCAGGACAGACCTCAAATCCAATCAGTAAAGGACACAGACGGATGGAAAGGCTGGTGTGGAAAGTTGTGATACGAGTCTATTTTAGCAACATAAAACATAAGACAATCCTCAAGCTATATGACTTTAAAAATGGCCAGTACACTATAGAATTCAGCAGACGTCAAAGCTTTGGAAGCTTTCATGTTCATGCAcgggtatatatttttttaaatattcattaaaattatactcAAAGGTACTCTGGGGTCAAAATCGATTTCCTGAGTAGTAGTGTGTTAATATTAAGTGCTTTAAATCAGCTCCACGGCACAGTGAGGCATTGAAATTAACTATTTAACAagcagcgcaaaaaaaaaaaaaaaattattttttttttcaagtgattTCATTTCAGCTGACTTTTACACAGAGAGGCTGATTATCAATTTTACAGAAGTACAGAAAATATACTTCTTTTGTTAAAAAGTCCTATTAATTCAAAGCTTTATCCTCTTTCAAACCCGATTTGATTGACTACAGCTTTAACCACATTCTGATCAAAATTAATACATAGGTAATCTCAAAATGAGATGTTTTGGGTCAATGTCGACCCAGTTGATATGCTGTTTTGATGTTCTTAACCAATTGTCTTGGTTCTGACAAAACTAAAGACATTTGAGATACTTGTATGCATCATCTATTACATGGAATGAAAACAAGGCCATTGTGTCACTTTCTGACCTGGAGATCATCCTACTGATGACTAATGCTTTTATTGCTTCAACGCACACTGGACTGGGACTTCAAGCTTAAACGTGCGACTTCAAAGATCATCTTATCAAACGTTTCTTCAGAAGAAAATAAACCTTGGACTGAATTGGGGCTGAAAATacattagataaaataaaataaaccccaAATTCTGTAACCAAGGGGTCAAGTATAGCTTAATGCTGGGAAATATAGCTATTCTGAACCAACTTATTGTTAAAAGATTATTGACTGAAGGCGGAAGGCAGCAGAGAGGTTTTGACTCAAACTGATTGCCGTAAATCTGCTTTGGTGTCATGTGGTCACCATTATAACAGTTCTACCAAGCAAGCAAGCATACATGCATTCCAATTCCCAATTCCCCAGCAGAGGTCATGAGGACTAATGGACACAATTTTCACCCTCATTCCTCGGAGTACTCTGGTTTATTAACTTCCTGCCAACATATATGTCATGTGAGGATTGATACAGAAAAACAATCATTTCAATCAGAGAAGAGTGGGAAAGATGATAGGTAGCCACGGATGAGATAAAGGCATTTACAACCACCCCTCTTGACTTACAGTCAAACATTGCAGAATATTATCAGAGGGGTTTCA is a window of Carassius auratus strain Wakin chromosome 16, ASM336829v1, whole genome shotgun sequence DNA encoding:
- the sh3bp5b gene encoding SH3 domain-binding protein 5b — its product is MDSSDKENRSDEEFESPEEEEVDPRIQGELEKLNQSTDDINRCETELEDARQKFRSVLVEATLKLDELVKKIGKAVEESKPYWEARRVARQTQLEAQRSTQDFQRATEVLQAAKETIALAEQKLLEDDKRQFDSAWQEMLNHATQRVMEAEQIKTRSELLHKETAAKYTAAMSHMKQLEKKLKRTINKSKPYFEMKAKYYLQLEQLKKNVDDLQAKLTNAKGEYKSALRNLEMISDEIHERRRSSGIGSRERGVGAEGDGVIGEDLSGFKLESDGISMASGSYEDENCSTSAMSEEDPETQSNSSFSSGPNSPLDLPCPFSSSSSSSSGSPSSTSPTPSSRPCSLDLPSTVSLSDFSLMSPILGPRSECSGASSPECDLERGDRAEGAEALLDNVLKNNNSISNTKTTFGLDSRFRLLSLKLSRNESRKTIGRDPRGLAQHPSPATILLDGM